The region GGCGAGAGCGCCGGGCCGTGCGCCAGCACGGCGGCCCGCATGATGGAGTTCTCCATCTCGCGCACGTTCCCCGGCCAGTCGTGCTCCTGCAGCATCTGCATCACCCGCGGGGGGATGATGCGCACGTCCTTCTTCAGCTCGCGCGCCGCCTTCGCCAGCAGGTGCTCGGCCAGGATCGGGATGTCCTCGCGCCGCTCGCGCAGGGGCGGGATGTCGATCTCCACCACCCGCAGCCGGAAGTACAGGTCCTCGCGGAACTTCCCCTGCCGGATCATCTCCTCGATCGGGCGGTGGGTGGCCGCGATCACCCGCGCCTGCGTCTTGCGCGGCCGCTCGCCCCCCACCGGGTAGAACTCGCGCGACTGGATCACCCGCAGCAGCTTGGACTGGAACGAGAGCGTGGTGTCGCCGATCTCGTCCAGGAAGATGGTGCCGCTGCCCGCCAGCTCGAACTTCCCCTTGCGGTCGCCCACCGCGCCGGTGAAGGCGCCCTTCACGTGCCCGAACAGCTCGGACTCCAGGAGCGACTCGGCCAGCGCGGTGCAGTTGATGGCCACGAACGGCTCGCTGCCCCACGGCGAGAAGTTGTGGATGGCCGTGGCCACCAGTTCCTTCCCCGTCCCCGTCTCGCCGCGGATCAGCACCGGGGTGCGGGTGCCGGAGAGCATCCCGATCAGCTTGTAGATCTCGATCATCCGGGGGCTGCGCCCCACGCCGAAGTCCAGCGTGTCGCCCTGCGGCCTGCCGCCGTCCGCGCCCTTGCCGCGGCTGCGCGAGGCGCGGTCGCGCAGGCAGCGGTTGACCACCAGCTCCAGCTGCTCCAGGTCCACCGGCTTCACCAGGTAGTCGTACGCCCCGGTGCGGATGGCGTCGATGGCGGTGCGCATGTCCTCGTAGCCCGTCATCACGATCACGTCGACGTCGGGCATGTCCGCGTTGATCTTGCCCAGCATCTCCAGCCCCGTCATCCCGCCCATGTGGATGTCGGTGATCACGATGTCGGGGCGGTAGTCGTGCATCACGCCCAGCGCCTCCTCGGCGCTGGACGCGCTCAGCACGTCGAAGTTCAGGCGGCGGAAGTGGTAGTCGAACGCCATCTGCACCGCAGGCTCGTCGTCTACGATCAGGATCTTCCGGCTCAAGGACGGGTGGGGCTGGAGGGTGGGCCGCGGGCGGCGGAAGCGAAGGGCGGGAGCGGCGCCGCGCCCGCCGGACGGCGGTCCGGGCGCGGCCGGGCCGGACTAAGTTGCGCGCTCGCGCGGCGGCGCGCCAGTGCGGCCGGGTGAACGTTTGGTTCCGGACCGGCACGAAGAGTGCCGTGTGCGGTGTCGAGGAGACGAGGTCGGGCGGCCCCGGTCACCCCGGAGCAGACGCCGCGGACCGGGCAAACTGCAACGATTCCGTGGACCACGCCCGCCCCCGGCGCCCCGCGGTGACCCGCGAGTGGCGTCGAAGATGCGTGTACAACCCTTCGACAGGACGGAAACCGCCCGGGCGAGCTTCCGGGCGGGTCAAAACGCGATTGTGAATTCCGGCCTGTCAAGAGACGGGAGGTTTTGCACGCGCAAGTGGTTGTCCCGCCGTGAATTCGCAGGGAATTCATGCGGCCCTGGGCCGCGGGGCAAAACAGTTGTTGTCCGGAGCCGCTCCCGGCGTGCTCCGGTTCTCACGCAAATTCGTGTCAGGAAGGGATGGATCCCGCGTGCTCCGTAAACCTTGCCACTGCAACGACCTATCCATGCAGCACCCCAACAAAAGTATTGCGTCCCTGTGGAGGCGCTGGCATATTGTTTCCTCCCTGCGACCGGGGGGCAGCCGTTTGCCCCTCCCGGCCGCGGTGGACCGCTCCGTTCTGAACCGCCGTTCCGTCCGGCTGTCCCGGCAGTCCTTCCGGCTGGTCCGCGGGCCCCTTCTCCAACCCGGCGCCTGAATGCGCGCACCGCGTCGCAACCGACCGGTCCTCCGGTGGGAGCTGTCCGACACCTTCCCGGGCCACGCGCTCGCGAAGGCGGCTCGCGACGCCCTGCAGGGGCGCGTGGGCCTGCTCTGGCTGGCCGGGGCGCACCCGCGGGGGTGGCGCGTCCCCGACGGGCCGCCGCCGCAGTGGGACGCGCTCGCGGCCGACCCGCTGGTGCGCCACGTGGTGGACTCGGGCCAGGCGCTGGCGCTGGCCGACCTGCGCGCCGAGCCGCGCTTCGCCGCGGGGCTCCTGGCCGGCGAGCTGGGCGCGGTGGCGTGCGCCGCCGTGCCGCTGCGCGTCCCCGGCGGCGGGCGGGCGGCGGCGGGGCTCCTGGCCG is a window of Longimicrobium sp. DNA encoding:
- a CDS encoding sigma-54 dependent transcriptional regulator — its product is MSRKILIVDDEPAVQMAFDYHFRRLNFDVLSASSAEEALGVMHDYRPDIVITDIHMGGMTGLEMLGKINADMPDVDVIVMTGYEDMRTAIDAIRTGAYDYLVKPVDLEQLELVVNRCLRDRASRSRGKGADGGRPQGDTLDFGVGRSPRMIEIYKLIGMLSGTRTPVLIRGETGTGKELVATAIHNFSPWGSEPFVAINCTALAESLLESELFGHVKGAFTGAVGDRKGKFELAGSGTIFLDEIGDTTLSFQSKLLRVIQSREFYPVGGERPRKTQARVIAATHRPIEEMIRQGKFREDLYFRLRVVEIDIPPLRERREDIPILAEHLLAKAARELKKDVRIIPPRVMQMLQEHDWPGNVREMENSIMRAAVLAHGPALSPEHFSLGAALAPERPPESDDGLVSLAEAQRRHVERVLGHTGGNKSKAARILGISRPRLDRLLAQYQSGGPLVDADEADE